From Thalassovita sp.:
TGATCTCGGTGGGCTTCGGTGCGGTCACGGTCACGCCGGCCGGCACTTCGAAGTTCACGTCGTGCGAGTAACCGAGGTTCAGCTTCAGGGTGTTGCCCTGCATCTGAGCACGGTAACCAACACCGTTGATTTCAAGCTCTTTCTTGAAACCAACAGTCACACCTTTGACCATGTTGGCCACCATGGTGCGCGACATGCCCCACTGCTGACGAGCACGCTTGGACTTACCACGGGGGGTAATGGTCACAGCGTTGTCTTCAACAGAGATGGTCACATCATCGGTTGCGGTGAAGGTCTGCGACGCTTTCGCGCCTTTCACTTCAATGGTCTGACCCGACACAGTGGCTGTTACGCCGCTGGGCAGTTCGACCGGCTTTTTACCAATACGAGACATTCAGACCTCCTTAGAAGACGGTGCAGAGCACTTCGCCGCCAACGTTGTTGGAGCGAGCGTTTGCATCCGACATCACACCTTTCGGAGTGCTGACAATCGACACGCCCAGGCCCTGACGGACAACGGGGATGTCATTGACGCCCATGTATACGCGACGACCAGGTTTCGAAACCCGCTTCAGTTCGCGAATGACAGGGGTGCCTTCGTAGTATTTCAGCTCGATTTCGAGGGTCGGATGACCATCAACACCGGTGCCTTTTTCGTAGCCGCGGATGTAGCCTTCGTCAGCCAGTACATCCAGAACCCAGCCGCGCAGCTTGGATGCGGGGGTAGACACGGAGGACTTACCACGCATTTGAGCGTTACGGATACGGGTGAGCATATCGCCGATAGGATCGTTCATAACTATCTCTCCCTTACCAGCTGGATTTCACCAGACCGGGGATCTGGCCAAACGAGCCCAGTTCCCGCAGCATGATACGGCTGACCTTGAGCTTACGGTAGTAAGCGTGAGGACGACCGGTCAGCTGACAGCGGTTGTGC
This genomic window contains:
- the rplF gene encoding 50S ribosomal protein L6; translated protein: MSRIGKKPVELPSGVTATVSGQTIEVKGAKASQTFTATDDVTISVEDNAVTITPRGKSKRARQQWGMSRTMVANMVKGVTVGFKKELEINGVGYRAQMQGNTLKLNLGYSHDVNFEVPAGVTVTAPKPTEIIIEGDDAQLVGQVAANIREWRKPEPYKGKGIKYKDEFIFRKEGKKK
- the rpsH gene encoding 30S ribosomal protein S8, with product MNDPIGDMLTRIRNAQMRGKSSVSTPASKLRGWVLDVLADEGYIRGYEKGTGVDGHPTLEIELKYYEGTPVIRELKRVSKPGRRVYMGVNDIPVVRQGLGVSIVSTPKGVMSDANARSNNVGGEVLCTVF